CTCGTGGGGGACGTGCGCGGCAAGGGCATGGGGGCGGTCGCGGCGGTCGCCGTCGTCATCGGGGCCTTCCGGGAGGCCGCTGAGCAGGAGGCCACGCTGGAGGCGGTCGCGCACCGGCTGCAGCGGGCGCTGCCGCGTGAGCGCACGCGGCGGGAGGGGATCGACTCCTCCGAGGGCTTCACCACCGTCGTGCTCGCCGAGCTGCCGCACGGCAACGGGACCGTGCGCCTCGTCGAGCGAGGACATCCGCCGCCCCTGCTGCTGTACGCCGACGGCACCGTGCGCTCGCTGCACGCCCCCGAGCCCGCGCTGCCGCTCGGCATGGGCGAGCTCGGCGCCCTGGCCCGACCGGGCCCAGGAGGCCGGCTTCCCGAGCGGTGCCACACTGCTGAGGAGCGGCTCGCGGGACGGGACAACGCCTGTCGCAGGCCGGCCGCGCCGCTCGACGTGCTCGCGGCGGAGGCGCGCGGGCACCCCGGGGGCGGCATGGCGGACGACCTGGCTCTCATCGCCGTACGACGGCAGTGATCGTTGTCACCGGACGTGATCGGGCGACCGCCCTCCGCATAACAACTGACATACCGTCAATACCTGTGTGATTCCTGAGCCCTGGCCAACTCGCCCGATTTAGGACGCTCATGACCTGTAAGTCCAGGCGAGAATCGTTAATGATCAAGTGGAACAGCTTGGAATCCGCACCTCGCGTCTATTAACGTTCGATAACGCAGCGCGGTCGTCCCAGCCGTCACAAGAGGCGGCTCCGCGCGCACGCGCCGAATCCCGCAAGGGAACCGGGGAACCACCACCTTGGGGTGAATCGCATGGATGCCGCCGTGAACTCACGGCCGGTATACGCGCGTAGGAGACCTTCCTGCTCCGAACCCGTCAGCTAACCCGGTAGGCGAGAAGGAAGGAAAGGAGCACGCCCACGTGGCGTCCAACCGGCCTGCCCAGCAAGCCCCGTTCGTGCCGAGTCAACGCGGTGCAGACACCTTTGGCTACGACCGCCACCGCACCGACGAGGGCCCGTTGGAGGAGTGGAACCCCACCGCGGAGTCCATTCGTCCCGTACGCGGCAGGCATCGCGTCTCCAAGCAGCGAGGCGGGGGACTCGCCCGCAGCTCCACGGTTCTCGGCGTCGGCGTCATAGCCGCCGTCGGCGCGGGCGGCATGGCCAGCGCGAACAGCGGCAAGCCGCCGGTCGCCATCACCATGCCGGACCTGCCCCTGATCTCCGACGACTCCGCCGAGCCCGCCGAGGACACGGCCACCGCGCTCAGCACCATGGGCACGGCCACCGAGGAGACCACGCAGGGCACCACCGACGCCGGCGAGGCGCTGCGCAGCCGGATCATCGCGCAGGCCGAACTGCAGCAGGACCAGATCGACAACAAGGCCGCCGCGGCCGCCGTCGCCGCCGCCGAGAAGGAGGCCGCCGCCGCGGCCGCCAAGGCGGAGGAGGAAGCCGAGGCCAAGGCCGCCGCCGCGAAGGCCAAGGCCGAGGAGGAGGCCCGCAAGAAGGCCGAGGCCGAGCGCCTGGCCGAGCTGGCCAAGCAGTTCACGCTGCCGACCTCCTCGTACACCATCAGCTCGACCTTCGGTCAGGCCGGCGCCTACTGGTCCTCCGGCTACCACACGGGCCTCGACTTCGCCGCCCCCACCGGCACGCTGATCAAGGCGGTGCACTCCGGCACGATCACCTTCGCCGGCTGGGACGGGTCGTACGGCTACAAGACGGTGCTCACCCTCGACGACGGCACCGAGCTCTGGTACGCGCACCAGTCCTCGATCAGCGTGAGCGTCGGCCAGAAGGTCAACACGGGCGACGTCATCGGCCGCGTGGGCGCCACGGGCAACGTGACCGGCGCACACCTGCACCTCGAGGTGCACCCCGACGGCAGCACGAGCGGCATCGACCCGCTGGCGTGGCTGCGCGGCAAGGGGCTTACGCCCTGAGGTTCCCCCACTTCTGATCCCCGGCGGTCCTGACGGCAACCCCCCGACGTCAGGGCTGCCGGTTTTCGGAGCGCCGGGGTCCGCTTGTTTACGGGAACTTTGCGGCGGCCCCGGAAGACCGGCCTCCGCCAAGGGCGTTGTTATGGAGCATGACTGCTTCCCTGCGCAAGCTCGGCTCCTCCGACCTCGAGGTCTTCCCGCTCTCCCTCGGCGGCAACGTCTTCGGCTGGACGGCGGACGAGCCCCAGTCCTTCGCCGTCCTCGACGCCTACGCGGCGGCGGGCGGCAACTTCATCGACACGGCCGACTCTTACTCGGCATGGGTCGAGGGCAACGTGGGCGGCGAATCCGAGACCATCATCGGCAAGTGGGTGAAGGCACGCGCCAACCGCTCCGACGTCGTCATCGCCACGAAGGTCAGCCAGCACCCCGACTTCCAGGGCCTGACCGCGGCCAACATCAAGGCGGCCGCTGAAGCCTCCCTGCGCCGCCTCGGCACCGACTACATCGACCTCTACTACACCCACTTCGACAAGCCGGAAGTGCCGGTCGAGGAGATCATCGGCGCACTGGACGAGCTGGTGAAGGCGGGCAAGGTCCGGCACATCGCCGCGTCCAACATCTCGCCGGAGCGGCTGGCGGCCTCCCTGGCCTTCTCCGACCGCGAGGGCCTGGCCCGCTACGTCGCCCTCCAGCCCCACTACAACCTGGTCTCCCGCGACACCTACGAGGGCGACCTCCAGAACCTCGCCGAGCGGGAGGGCCTGGCCGCGGTCCCGTACTACGCCCTCGCGTCCGGCTTCCTCACGGGCAAGTACCGCGCCGGCACGGCGGTGCAGAGCCCGCGCGCCCAGGGCGCCGGCAAGTACCTGGAGACGGAGCGGGGCCGACGGGTACTGGCCGCGCTCGACGAGGTCGCCCAGGCCCACGAGGTCCCGGTGGCCACGGTGGCCCTGGCCTGGCTGGCGACCCAGCCGACGGTAGCGGCCCCGATCGCCTCGTCCCGGACACTCGAACAGCTACCGGCGCTGCTGGGGATGGCGGAGCTGAGGCTGACGGACGAGGAACTGGGGAGGCTGACGGAGGCGTCGGCCTGAGCCCGGCATCTCGGCATTTCAGCCCGTCCGGCGTTTGGGGACGAGGCCCGTTCAGGGCCGAAGCGGGGTCTGGGGCGGCAGCCCCAGCGGGGTCGAAGGGGCGGAGCCCCTGGGGGATGGGACGGGTAGGGGCGGCGGGGGCGAGCCAACCACTCCGCCCCCCGACGCTCACGTCCGATACGGGTTGTACGCGGGATACGGCGCCGCCCCATACCTGGGCCCGTACGGCTGCCCATACGCCGGCCAGTAAACCGGCACCGGCGCCCCGTACCCGTACGCCGACCAAGCCTGCGCGGCCCCCGCCTGCTCAAGCGCCGGCCGCGCCAGCTCCCGCCGTAGCCACAACTCGTGCAGCAACTCCCTTTCCCGTACGACGAAGTCGGCCCCGGCCCGCCCACGCCGCCCCCGATGCCGTAGAAAGGCCAACGACGTGGCGTACGCCTCGTACTGCGCCACCCCCCGAGCCGCAGCCCGCCCCCCACGGCGCCGCGCATACTGCCGTGCCATCCGCCTGGCCCGCATCGAGCCGAGCACGAAGGGCTCGCCCGGCGTCAGCCACCCGGCGACGACGTAGGCGGGCAACTCCTCGCGCACGGTCCTCAGCTCACGCTGCCGGGTCCAGATCACCAGCCACGTCAGCAGCCCGAACGCGGGCACCATGAAGGCCGCGTACACGGCGAAGAACCCGAACTCCCCGAAGGCCGACGAGCCGTTCCACAGGGCATGCATGCCCATGGCGAGCAGCAGCCCGGAGAGCGGGAGGAGGACGCGGCGCACATGCTGCCGCTCACCCGACAGCGCGGCGATGCCGAAGCCGATGCCGGTGAGGACGGTGAAGAGCGGGTGCGCGAAGGGCGACATGATCACGCGGACGAAGAAGGTCGCCGCCGTGACGGAGGCGATACCGCTGTCGCCGGAGAGCTGGTCGGTACCGAAGGCGGTGCCGAGGTAGAGGATGTTCTCGGTGAAGGCGAAGCCGGTGGCGGTGACCCCCGCTATCACCACGCCGTCGACCATCCCGGTGAAGTCCCGTCGGCGGAAGAGGAAGACGAGCAGGACGGCGGCGGCCTTCGCCATCTCCTCCACGACGGGCGCTATGACCGTCGCGCCGAGGGTGTCCGCGTGCGACGGGTCGGCCGTCGCGGTCGCTATCCATCTGGTCGCGAAGCTGTTGGCGACGATCGCTATCAGCGCCGCCGCGCAGGCGCCCCAGGCGAACGAGAACAGCAGATTGCGCCAGGGCCCCGGCTCGACCCGGTCCAGCCACCGGAAGGAGGCGACGAGCAGCGGCACGGGCAGGATGGCGAGCCCGAGCCCGACCAGGAACCCTTCGGTGCCGGTCTGCTCACGTACCAGGGCGAGGATGACCAGCCCGGAGAGCGCGAGCAGCGTGCTGAGCGCGCCGTAACGCACCCACCGCTTCTGCCACCAGTGCGCGTGCCGCAGTGCGCCGCCGGTGGGGCCGGTGGGAGGCGTCGGGTACGGGGGACAGGTGGCCACGGCATTGACCCTAACGAGGCAGGGGCGCCGCCCGCAGCAGCGCGAGGGGCTCTGGCGCCGGTGGGGGGTTGTGTGTCGGTGCTGGTGTAGATGCTCTTGTCGGTCGGTGCTGTTCTTCCGGCTGTCTTCCAGCTGTCTGCCGGATGTTCTTCCCGCTGCTCCTACCGCTGTACGCGCCGGAAGAGCAGGTCGTTCACCACATGACCCTTGTCCAGTCCCTGCCCCTCGAAACGGGTCAGCGGCCGGAACGGGGGACGGGGCGCGAAACCGCCGTCTTCCTGCGTGTTCTCGAAGTCGGGGTGCGCGGTCAGCACTTCGAGCATCTGTTCGGCGTACGGCTCCCAGTCGGTGGCGCAGTGCAGAAGAGCGCCGGGCTTCAGCCGGGTCGCGGCGAGGCTGAGGAACTCGGGCTGGATGAGCCGCCGCTTGTGGTGCCGCTTCTTGGGCCAGGGGTCGGGGAAGTAGACGCGCAGCCCGTCGAGCGAGTCGGGCGTGAGCATCTCGCGCAGCAGGATGATGGCGTCCCCGTTGCCGACCCGGATGTTGGACAGCCCGTTCTGGTCGGCGAGATTGAGCAGGTTTCCCTGCCCGGGGGTGTGGACGTCGACGGCGAGGATGTCGGTGCCGGGGTCGGCGGCGGCCATCTGGGCCGTGGCCCCCCCCATCCCGAAGCCGATCTCCAGCACGACGGGGTTGTCGTTCCCGAACAGCTCGGCGAGGTCCACGACGCGCCGGCCGTCGATGTCGAGCCCCCACTTGGGCCACAGCCGCTGCAACGCGTCCGCCTGCCCCGCGGTCACCCGGCTCCGCCGCGGCTGGAAGCTCCGGATCCGCCGCTCGAAGTGCGACCCGGCGGGGTCGGCCTTGGGCCCGTCCGGGAACCGGGGCTCACCCTTGGCCCGGGTATGCCGAACCGAGACACCGGGGACGTGGCCGGGATCGTCCTCGCCGGGGATGCCGGGGATGCCGGGCTGGGGGACTTCGGGGGCGTTGAGGGAGTCAGACACAGTGGGGTCGATTTTACGTGCTCCGCACGGTCCCCCTTCGGGCCACGACCGGCACGGCCGTCACCCTCGCCCCCTCGCCCCCTGCCGGCCGCTCAAGCTTCCCCGAGCACCGCCAACGCTCTGCGCGCCACCTCCCGCCCGATCGGCAGGGAAGCCGTCGCCGCAGGGCTCGGTGCGTTCAGCACATGCACCGCCCGTGGCCCCTCCCGGATCAGGAAGTCGTCCACCAGCGTCCCGTCCCGCAACACCGCCTGCGCCCGCACCCCGGCCGCCGCGGGCACCAGATCGTCCGCCGTCACCGCCGGCAACAGCCTGCGCACCGCCACGCCGAACGCCCCCTTGGACACCGACCGCCGCAGCTCCCCGGCCCCGTACCGCCAGTGCCGCCGCGCCATCCGCCACACCCCGGGCCACGCCACCGTCGCCCCGGCCTCCCGAGGCCGTACGACGCCCCAGCTGTAGCCCTCCCGGGCCAGCGCCGGCACCGCGTTGGGCCCGATGTGCACATCCCCGTCGATCCCACGCGTGAGGTGCACTCCGAGGAACGGGAACGCCGGATCCGGCACCGGATACACCAGCCCCCGCACCAGCTCGGGCCGCGCCAGCGAGTAGTACTCCCCCCGGAAGGGCACGATCCGTACCTCCGGCTCGTCCCCCGTCATCCGGGCCACCTCGTCGCAGTACAGCCCGGCACAGTTCACCAGCACCCGCCCCCGCACCACGTCCCCGCGCGTGGTCCGTACGGCGACCCCCAGCTCGGCCCGCCGGTCGACGCGCTCGACCTGCGCGCCGTACCGGATCTCCGCCCCCGACGCCTCGGCCAGCTGCCGGGCGACCCCGACGAAGTCGCACACGCCCGTCGTCCCGACGTGTATCGCGGCGAGCCCCCGCACCTCGGGCTCGTACTCCGCGATCTGCGCGGCGCCCAGCTCCCGGACCGGAATGCCGTTCTCCCGCCCGCGCTGCACCAGGGCGTGCAGCCGCGGCAGCTCCTCCCGCTCGGTCGCGACGATCAGCTTGCCGGTGACGGCGTGCGCGATGCCGTACTCCGCGCAGAACTTGACCATCTCGGCGGCGCCCCGCACCGCGTACCGCGCCTTCAGCGACCCCGGCCGGTAGTAGATCCCGCTGTGGATGACCCCGCTGTTGCGCCCCGTCTGATGCCGGGCGGGCCCCGGCTCCTTCTCCAGCACGGTCACCCGCGTGCCGGGTGCGGCCCGCGTGATCGCATACGCGGTGGACAGCCCGACGATCCCCCCACCGATCACGAGCACGTCACAGTCGTAGACGATCCCCGGCCGCACCTGCACCACCTCCTGCATCCGATAGTGCACTGCGCCACTGACAACGCGTTCAAACGCAGGGAAGACGGGGTCGTTCCGGCTCAGGCGGGGGCCATCAGCAACGGCCGTGCCCGCTCCCGCAGCTCCACGACCCGCGGCTCGTCCCCGTAGGGCTCCAAACGGTGCAGG
Above is a window of Streptomyces sp. DT2A-34 DNA encoding:
- a CDS encoding M23 family metallopeptidase, translated to MASNRPAQQAPFVPSQRGADTFGYDRHRTDEGPLEEWNPTAESIRPVRGRHRVSKQRGGGLARSSTVLGVGVIAAVGAGGMASANSGKPPVAITMPDLPLISDDSAEPAEDTATALSTMGTATEETTQGTTDAGEALRSRIIAQAELQQDQIDNKAAAAAVAAAEKEAAAAAAKAEEEAEAKAAAAKAKAEEEARKKAEAERLAELAKQFTLPTSSYTISSTFGQAGAYWSSGYHTGLDFAAPTGTLIKAVHSGTITFAGWDGSYGYKTVLTLDDGTELWYAHQSSISVSVGQKVNTGDVIGRVGATGNVTGAHLHLEVHPDGSTSGIDPLAWLRGKGLTP
- a CDS encoding aldo/keto reductase translates to MTASLRKLGSSDLEVFPLSLGGNVFGWTADEPQSFAVLDAYAAAGGNFIDTADSYSAWVEGNVGGESETIIGKWVKARANRSDVVIATKVSQHPDFQGLTAANIKAAAEASLRRLGTDYIDLYYTHFDKPEVPVEEIIGALDELVKAGKVRHIAASNISPERLAASLAFSDREGLARYVALQPHYNLVSRDTYEGDLQNLAEREGLAAVPYYALASGFLTGKYRAGTAVQSPRAQGAGKYLETERGRRVLAALDEVAQAHEVPVATVALAWLATQPTVAAPIASSRTLEQLPALLGMAELRLTDEELGRLTEASA
- a CDS encoding PrsW family intramembrane metalloprotease: MATCPPYPTPPTGPTGGALRHAHWWQKRWVRYGALSTLLALSGLVILALVREQTGTEGFLVGLGLAILPVPLLVASFRWLDRVEPGPWRNLLFSFAWGACAAALIAIVANSFATRWIATATADPSHADTLGATVIAPVVEEMAKAAAVLLVFLFRRRDFTGMVDGVVIAGVTATGFAFTENILYLGTAFGTDQLSGDSGIASVTAATFFVRVIMSPFAHPLFTVLTGIGFGIAALSGERQHVRRVLLPLSGLLLAMGMHALWNGSSAFGEFGFFAVYAAFMVPAFGLLTWLVIWTRQRELRTVREELPAYVVAGWLTPGEPFVLGSMRARRMARQYARRRGGRAAARGVAQYEAYATSLAFLRHRGRRGRAGADFVVRERELLHELWLRRELARPALEQAGAAQAWSAYGYGAPVPVYWPAYGQPYGPRYGAAPYPAYNPYRT
- the trmB gene encoding tRNA (guanosine(46)-N7)-methyltransferase TrmB; translated protein: MSDSLNAPEVPQPGIPGIPGEDDPGHVPGVSVRHTRAKGEPRFPDGPKADPAGSHFERRIRSFQPRRSRVTAGQADALQRLWPKWGLDIDGRRVVDLAELFGNDNPVVLEIGFGMGGATAQMAAADPGTDILAVDVHTPGQGNLLNLADQNGLSNIRVGNGDAIILLREMLTPDSLDGLRVYFPDPWPKKRHHKRRLIQPEFLSLAATRLKPGALLHCATDWEPYAEQMLEVLTAHPDFENTQEDGGFAPRPPFRPLTRFEGQGLDKGHVVNDLLFRRVQR
- the lhgO gene encoding L-2-hydroxyglutarate oxidase, giving the protein MQEVVQVRPGIVYDCDVLVIGGGIVGLSTAYAITRAAPGTRVTVLEKEPGPARHQTGRNSGVIHSGIYYRPGSLKARYAVRGAAEMVKFCAEYGIAHAVTGKLIVATEREELPRLHALVQRGRENGIPVRELGAAQIAEYEPEVRGLAAIHVGTTGVCDFVGVARQLAEASGAEIRYGAQVERVDRRAELGVAVRTTRGDVVRGRVLVNCAGLYCDEVARMTGDEPEVRIVPFRGEYYSLARPELVRGLVYPVPDPAFPFLGVHLTRGIDGDVHIGPNAVPALAREGYSWGVVRPREAGATVAWPGVWRMARRHWRYGAGELRRSVSKGAFGVAVRRLLPAVTADDLVPAAAGVRAQAVLRDGTLVDDFLIREGPRAVHVLNAPSPAATASLPIGREVARRALAVLGEA